Proteins from a genomic interval of Candidatus Rubidus massiliensis:
- the yphA gene encoding Inner membrane protein YphA, translating into MKWFYAFLMLLGRICIAAIFFTSGLNKFTNFDSNITYVASKGLPFPSIMLTIAGILEIIGALSVIFGIRAKIGAIILLITLIPATILFHDFWNIADSTQRTMQMIHFFKNISIFGGLLYIICCGAGKFGFDCNHCHQHFADQCPACGGEIKDTVHPHK; encoded by the coding sequence ATGAAATGGTTTTATGCCTTTTTAATGTTGCTTGGTAGAATCTGTATCGCAGCTATTTTTTTTACAAGCGGTTTAAATAAATTTACTAATTTCGACTCTAATATAACCTATGTTGCATCTAAAGGGCTTCCCTTTCCCTCTATTATGTTAACAATAGCTGGTATTTTAGAAATTATTGGTGCCTTAAGTGTCATTTTTGGGATTAGAGCCAAAATTGGAGCCATTATTTTGCTTATCACTCTAATTCCAGCCACAATCTTATTTCATGACTTTTGGAATATTGCAGATAGTACCCAAAGAACCATGCAAATGATTCATTTCTTCAAGAATATTTCAATTTTTGGAGGATTACTATATATTATCTGTTGCGGAGCTGGTAAATTTGGTTTTGACTGCAACCATTGTCATCAACATTTTGCAGATCAATGTCCAGCTTGTGGGGGAGAGATTAAAGATACAGTCCATCCACATAAATAA
- the lnt gene encoding Apolipoprotein N-acyltransferase, with product MKYSYQHVFLFIASCLIASLSLPSLSVWSSFFSTFVSYSIIFFLTIQCDLKKQKFWLGTAWFTFVNLSQLSWFLSHPFYYILILWIVLSLLLGMQFGFICSLINKKNIKSISSILGIASLWTLLEWSRLFFLSGFSFSPLGMSWSFSLYAIQFASLIGIYGLSFWLILTNLLILRAYIYRFSFVIPIFIAITPYLFGFIHYSYHKKQLDQHTETFDALLIQTGFPIEETLPAWNSGEMVLFVMEEWKRILLSLSDFNSNPLDLIALPEFTVPYGTYSFAFPYDQIYEMFSQYFSKEKLDSLPQLKAPFAYFHPSRGWYVNNAFIAQGIANIFQTNVVAGLEDAENVEGKGKVYYSSAQYFCPFKETIAQEHTYPTIDRYDKRVLVPMGEYIPFTFLSELAKSYGIGGSLTHGKNAKVFTHNKTPFSTSICYEETFGHLIREGSTLGSRLLVNLTSDVWFPTVSQNHFDHGKIRTVENGVPLIRCCNVGITCGVDALGQLINRLENDGTNQKTEALLVKIPTYHYQTLYAKTGDNILISFCGLFAIYFFIKRKKDLSN from the coding sequence ATGAAATATAGTTATCAGCATGTTTTTCTATTTATTGCTTCTTGTTTAATTGCATCGTTAAGTTTACCGAGCTTAAGTGTTTGGAGTAGTTTTTTTTCAACCTTTGTGTCTTATTCCATAATATTTTTTTTGACTATTCAATGTGATTTGAAAAAACAAAAGTTTTGGCTTGGAACGGCTTGGTTTACCTTTGTCAACTTAAGTCAATTATCCTGGTTTTTATCTCATCCTTTTTACTATATCCTTATTCTGTGGATCGTTTTAAGTTTGCTTTTAGGAATGCAATTTGGATTTATCTGTTCTCTTATCAACAAAAAAAACATAAAGTCAATCTCATCTATTTTAGGCATCGCTTCCTTGTGGACATTGTTAGAATGGAGCCGCTTATTTTTTCTATCCGGTTTTTCATTTAGTCCCCTTGGAATGTCTTGGAGCTTTTCTTTGTATGCGATCCAATTTGCTTCTTTAATAGGAATCTATGGTTTGAGCTTTTGGCTAATTTTAACGAATTTATTAATCCTACGCGCTTATATCTACAGATTTTCATTTGTAATTCCCATATTTATTGCTATAACCCCTTATTTATTTGGATTTATTCACTATTCATATCATAAAAAGCAACTTGATCAACACACCGAAACGTTTGATGCATTATTGATTCAAACAGGTTTTCCAATAGAAGAAACCTTACCTGCATGGAATAGTGGCGAAATGGTTTTATTTGTAATGGAGGAATGGAAACGAATTCTTCTTAGTTTATCTGATTTCAATTCAAATCCTTTAGATCTGATTGCTCTACCAGAGTTTACCGTTCCTTATGGAACATATTCATTTGCATTTCCCTATGATCAAATATATGAGATGTTTTCACAATATTTTTCAAAAGAAAAATTGGATTCCTTACCACAGCTTAAAGCCCCATTTGCATACTTTCATCCTTCAAGAGGGTGGTATGTAAATAACGCCTTCATAGCGCAAGGAATTGCTAATATCTTTCAAACAAACGTAGTAGCTGGTTTAGAAGATGCAGAAAATGTAGAGGGAAAAGGAAAAGTTTATTATAGTTCGGCCCAATATTTTTGCCCCTTTAAAGAGACAATTGCTCAAGAGCATACTTATCCAACAATTGATCGGTATGATAAAAGAGTTTTAGTTCCAATGGGAGAGTACATCCCTTTCACTTTTTTAAGTGAACTTGCAAAAAGTTATGGTATTGGAGGCTCACTAACGCATGGAAAAAATGCCAAAGTTTTTACCCATAATAAAACCCCTTTTTCTACATCTATTTGTTATGAAGAAACATTTGGTCATTTGATTCGTGAAGGTAGCACTTTAGGATCTCGTCTGTTAGTCAATTTAACAAGTGATGTTTGGTTTCCAACTGTTTCACAAAATCATTTTGATCATGGCAAGATTCGAACTGTTGAAAATGGTGTGCCATTAATTAGATGTTGTAACGTTGGGATAACTTGTGGTGTAGATGCTTTAGGGCAATTAATTAATCGTTTGGAAAATGATGGCACTAATCAAAAAACAGAAGCGTTATTAGTAAAAATACCTACTTATCACTACCAAACTCTTTATGCAAAAACAGGCGATAATATTTTAATAAGTTTTTGTGGTTTATTTGCCATTTATTTTTTTATTAAAAGAAAAAAAGATTTAAGTAATTAA